A single genomic interval of Corallococcus exiguus harbors:
- a CDS encoding sensor histidine kinase encodes MADHGADGDHKLTEERLALLSVLQELTVAALDLLNPCKPADDFLDRVAERLGCAVALWLQPDARGHVGLLGASGLSSASRQLPIPGLPPRPEMPAPHSVDLPYPELDSPGLVRWSVPIDGAGALSSVLLLYFDREPRLPRQYRGMVERLGGVLHTALVHRQLFERTLDSERALQRERDFSSAVLDTARALVIVLDPQGRIIRFNRACQEMTGYSFEELRGAYFWTRLQPPDEAARVAKNFAVLAAGLGFEQSEHHWMTRNGERRLIAWASNVLRGESGVIEYVIGTGIDITEHRRAEQERDQTFQREQQARARAEAQEGRSALLAEASGLLTGSLAPEDAMRSVAALTVERFADWCAVDLLDGGQSFQRITEARSDALHATATARMNCALPDLEAAHGPGRVLRLGEPEFCPEGCASMSLGCVRDGQGLSEVVEFQSWISVPLLARGHALGALTLARVEGGGRYGPADFALAQELARRAAMALDNARLYQQAQLAIGLRDEFLSIASHELKTPVTSLQLSVQGLMRLARSGALRTARVETVTHSLEVIERQAKRMVKLVNTLLDVSRIHAGKLELEFEEVDLAALVRDVAARFVPELASSGTRLQVHADTAMPGVWDRSRLDQIVTNLLSNAIKYGEGRPIEVRVEGDAVMARLEVRDQGIGIPVERHARIFRAFERAVSSRHYGGLGLGLHIVNQLVERLGGSVQVESEAGQGATFTVALPRRGPHTSPTADPTVQVSP; translated from the coding sequence ATGGCGGACCACGGCGCGGATGGGGACCACAAGCTCACCGAGGAGCGGCTCGCGCTGTTGAGCGTGCTCCAGGAGCTCACCGTCGCGGCGCTCGATCTGCTCAATCCCTGCAAGCCCGCCGACGACTTCCTGGACCGCGTCGCGGAGCGGCTGGGGTGCGCGGTCGCCCTCTGGCTCCAGCCGGATGCGCGGGGGCATGTGGGGCTTCTGGGCGCGAGCGGGCTGTCCTCGGCCTCCCGCCAGCTCCCGATTCCAGGGCTGCCCCCGCGCCCCGAGATGCCAGCGCCTCACTCGGTGGACCTTCCCTACCCGGAGCTGGACTCGCCGGGGCTCGTGCGGTGGTCCGTGCCCATCGACGGCGCCGGGGCTCTTTCCAGCGTGCTGCTGCTGTACTTCGACCGCGAGCCGCGGCTGCCGCGGCAATACCGGGGCATGGTGGAGCGGCTTGGCGGTGTGCTTCACACCGCGCTTGTCCACCGGCAGCTCTTCGAGCGGACCCTGGACAGCGAGCGTGCGCTCCAGCGGGAGCGGGACTTCAGCTCGGCGGTCCTGGACACGGCCCGCGCGCTGGTGATCGTCCTGGATCCCCAGGGGCGGATCATCCGCTTCAACCGGGCGTGCCAGGAGATGACGGGCTACTCCTTCGAGGAGCTGCGCGGCGCGTATTTCTGGACGCGACTCCAGCCGCCGGACGAAGCGGCGCGGGTCGCGAAGAACTTCGCCGTGCTCGCGGCCGGGTTGGGGTTCGAGCAGTCCGAGCATCACTGGATGACACGCAACGGAGAGCGCCGCCTCATCGCCTGGGCCAGCAACGTGCTTCGAGGCGAGTCGGGAGTGATTGAGTACGTCATCGGCACCGGCATCGACATCACCGAGCACCGCCGGGCCGAGCAGGAGCGCGATCAGACCTTCCAGCGGGAGCAACAGGCGCGCGCCCGCGCGGAGGCGCAGGAGGGGCGGTCCGCGCTCCTGGCGGAGGCGTCCGGGCTGCTCACCGGCTCGCTCGCCCCCGAGGACGCGATGCGCAGCGTGGCCGCGCTGACCGTCGAGCGGTTCGCCGACTGGTGCGCGGTGGACCTGCTGGACGGGGGGCAGTCCTTCCAGCGCATCACCGAGGCCCGCTCCGATGCGCTGCACGCCACCGCGACCGCGCGGATGAACTGCGCGCTGCCCGACCTGGAGGCCGCGCATGGCCCGGGGAGGGTGCTCCGCCTGGGCGAGCCGGAGTTCTGCCCGGAGGGATGCGCCTCCATGTCACTGGGGTGCGTCCGGGACGGTCAGGGCCTGTCCGAGGTGGTCGAGTTCCAGTCGTGGATTTCGGTGCCGCTGCTCGCACGGGGGCATGCGCTCGGAGCGCTCACCCTCGCCCGCGTGGAGGGCGGTGGCCGGTATGGCCCGGCGGATTTCGCGCTCGCGCAGGAGCTGGCCCGCCGCGCGGCGATGGCGCTGGACAACGCCCGCCTCTACCAGCAGGCGCAGCTGGCGATTGGCCTTCGGGATGAGTTCCTCTCCATTGCCTCGCATGAGCTGAAGACCCCGGTCACGTCCCTCCAGTTGTCGGTGCAGGGATTGATGCGCCTTGCCCGCTCAGGAGCGCTGCGGACCGCGCGGGTGGAGACGGTGACGCACTCTCTGGAGGTCATCGAGCGTCAGGCGAAGCGGATGGTGAAGCTCGTCAACACCCTGCTGGATGTCTCCCGCATCCATGCTGGAAAGCTGGAGCTGGAGTTCGAGGAGGTGGACCTGGCCGCGCTGGTCCGGGACGTCGCGGCGCGCTTCGTCCCCGAGCTGGCCTCGTCCGGAACCCGGCTCCAGGTCCACGCAGACACGGCGATGCCGGGCGTGTGGGACCGGTCGCGGTTGGATCAGATCGTCACCAACCTGCTCTCGAACGCCATCAAGTACGGCGAAGGGAGGCCCATCGAAGTGCGAGTGGAGGGGGATGCCGTGATGGCCCGCCTGGAGGTCCGGGATCAAGGCATTGGCATCCCGGTGGAGCGGCACGCGCGCATCTTCCGCGCCTTCGAGCGCGCGGTGTCGTCACGCCACTACGGGGGGCTGGGATTGGGCCTCCACATCGTGAACCAGCTGGTGGAGAGGCTGGGCGGTTCGGTCCAGGTCGAAAGCGAGGCGGGGCAGGGCGCCACCTTCACGGTGGCGCTGCCCCGCCGGGGGCCGCACACGTCTCCCACGGCGGATCCGACCGTGCAGGTTTCGCCTTAG
- a CDS encoding FIST signal transduction protein — MRIQIGKSRSPDCTAAAREASQEALRGADAPSFALVLCTDQYDAVALASAVGAQLGDIPWAGCCAAGVFAGTELLLQGLVIAVFRGGDFRVGVGMGGPVSVSPRAAGRAAVAEAVSKLPPKPPGYRRTLFVLPDALSGNSTEVVRGAQQEAGAGIRWAGGGAGNNVRFVKTAQFTHGHAWQDQVVVIAFDALEPLGVGIQHGWSPYGPPSQVTKARGSTAVELDYERAFEVYRHTAESRGDALDAQSFPRFAMTHPLGIPQANGEFVIRDPLTVEPDGSVRFIAEVPDGSLVRVMEGKRTDLLDAAGIAATLAREATPGALGGAVVFDCVSRYLVLGEFAQDELARFQDALGEGVPVVGCLTLGEVGAMGGGVPQFHNKTAVVVALPG; from the coding sequence ATGCGGATCCAGATTGGAAAGAGTCGCTCGCCGGATTGCACCGCCGCAGCGCGGGAGGCGAGCCAGGAGGCGCTGCGCGGCGCGGACGCCCCCAGCTTCGCGCTCGTGCTGTGCACGGACCAGTACGACGCGGTGGCGTTGGCGTCCGCGGTCGGCGCGCAGCTCGGGGACATCCCCTGGGCCGGGTGCTGCGCGGCGGGCGTCTTCGCGGGAACGGAGCTGCTGCTCCAGGGCCTGGTCATCGCGGTCTTCCGCGGCGGCGACTTCCGCGTCGGCGTGGGAATGGGCGGGCCGGTCAGCGTGAGCCCGCGAGCGGCCGGACGCGCGGCGGTGGCCGAGGCCGTCAGCAAGCTGCCTCCCAAGCCCCCTGGATACCGGCGGACGCTGTTCGTCCTGCCGGACGCGCTGAGCGGCAACTCGACGGAGGTCGTGCGCGGGGCTCAACAGGAGGCGGGCGCGGGCATCCGTTGGGCGGGCGGCGGAGCGGGCAACAACGTCCGGTTCGTGAAGACGGCCCAGTTCACACACGGGCATGCCTGGCAGGACCAGGTGGTGGTGATTGCCTTTGATGCCCTGGAGCCGTTGGGCGTGGGCATCCAGCACGGCTGGTCTCCGTATGGTCCGCCCTCGCAGGTCACCAAGGCCCGGGGCTCGACCGCCGTCGAGCTCGACTACGAGCGCGCCTTCGAGGTCTACCGGCACACGGCCGAGAGCCGGGGCGACGCCCTGGACGCGCAAAGCTTTCCCCGCTTCGCGATGACGCACCCGCTGGGGATTCCCCAGGCCAATGGCGAGTTCGTGATCCGAGACCCCCTGACTGTCGAACCCGATGGTTCGGTGCGCTTCATCGCCGAGGTTCCGGACGGCTCCCTGGTCCGCGTGATGGAGGGCAAGCGCACGGACCTGCTCGACGCCGCGGGCATTGCCGCCACCCTGGCCCGGGAAGCAACCCCTGGCGCGTTGGGTGGCGCGGTGGTGTTCGATTGCGTCTCCCGGTACCTCGTCCTGGGGGAGTTCGCCCAAGACGAGCTCGCGAGGTTCCAGGACGCGCTCGGAGAAGGGGTCCCGGTCGTGGGTTGTCTGACCCTGGGCGAGGTGGGGGCCATGGGAGGCGGGGTCCCCCAGTTCCACAACAAGACAGCGGTGGTGGTCGCCCTGCCTGGATGA